ACCAACATGACTTGTCAAAGTACATCACTGAAATTCAATAGTGCTGGTCACAGACCTGAAAATCAGCCTACACACAAGCCATTTTGGCACAAGTTTTCAGATGGAGTCATTCACTTTGGTCTCTGATTGGAAAATAGTGGAACTGTTCCATGGAAACATCGGTAATACTCTCTGCAGCTATGGCCAGGGAGGACTTGGAGCAACTGACCCCCCCAAGttcaatattttgaaaacatcaaTACTGAAAGCATCTAATTCTAACAGAAAAATCTACAGTCTGCAAGGTCTCTGTGCCCTGTTTTTCTGTGAATGCCGCCTGCTCCCACAGAGGGGTGCTGTAACAACAACCACTGAAGCACCTGGAGTCCTGCAGTGCCAAATACAAGACCAAAGCTGCTCTTCCACTTCAATTAAATAATCTTGCTCAAGAACTCACAGAAGTCTAAACAGAGACTGTGCACCTTTAAGGTATGTGAAGTTTATACTTGAGAAACttaaacaaaaaccccaccactgACTCAACACATTTGAAATCTAGACAGGTGGCATTGATCTTACAAGGGTAAATCTAGACAAAAATGACTTCACGCTACATGCGCAGTTTGAAGTTTTGTACCCTGgataaaaattcttttgttcCTAACACTCCATCAGGTTTCTGTTTCCTCTCAATTGGATTCAGCAACATTTGCAACAACAGAAGAAGTTCTCAAAACCTTTTCCTTACTAATAGTGAAAGCATTGCATACATACTCCAGTAAAGTTGTATTCACCACCCTAATGAGATGAAAAGTCAAGAAAGCAAACACTATTTCTGAAGGTGGTTTCTGcatgaaagaaagaagtgaaagCAAAATTAACATGCCTGTAACTGGACTCACACAATCTTCAACACCTATActaaaattcatattttaaagcGTGAGACCAATTCAGCTCCTTGGAGAACTGTGAAATTCTGCCACAGCCCAGATGACAAGCCAAGCAGCCAACAATCAGTGAAAAAGCACAGCTCAGAATACAATCCCCATGAGGTGTTAGAAGACCATGTCCAGCCCAAAACTGCCATGAGAGCTAGAGTAAGACATGGCCTACCATATCCTTCCCCTGGAATTACCATAGGGCACAAACATGATCACAGTCTATCCTATGCATACGGTTGGGCAGTTTCTCCAACTTTTCAGAGTACAACCTATTTTCACTCATCTTTCTCTGTCCAAGTTAACGGAGGTTTGGTTCCTCCACAACTAGGTAACAGCATCCTGTCAACAGCTGCCAGCTGCAAACCTCCCACTTCCTTTCTCATGCTGAAGTAACTGCACTGCTCCCAACAGCAAAAGGCAGCAAGAAATTCCCTTGCGAAGACAAACTTTTTgacctccccaccctcacccACACAGTGCTAGTTGAGCTGCCAGGATCTCAAACTTCATAATGTCCACAGGTTTGCTTCTGCAAGTCACAGCTGAAGAAATACCACACAACATGAAAGTGCTAGTCCATTCTTCCCACACATTTAGGATGATGGCAATACCCAACTAACTCGTGGGGGTGACACCAGTGAGTTTTGATTTTAATACTAGGTAGCACTATGCAAGAGGCTCAGGTAGAAGATGCTTTAAATACCAATTGTTTCTTTGTGTCATTCTCTATGGGGAACATAAGCGGTCCTAGTCTATCTACAGTTAcaaaagtttttatttccaCAAGAACCCAAATCATTCGTTACAAAAGTCAGCCAATAAACACCCTCTCCCAGCCCGCAAAGATCCTCCTCAAGGTCCAGGCGGGAGGAACATCCAGCCGAGAGGCGCGCTGGCGCCTGCACAGAGCCGCCGCCACCAAGCCCCGGGTGCTGACAGCCTCATCCTGCTTTCACCGCTGCCTTCCCCTACAAAGATGCGGGAAGTGTCACCGCGTTCCCTCAGGACACCAGATGCGCTGCGCcgtgctgccctgcccacccccGGTCCCGCTGGCTCTGCGCTGGCACACGGCGCCCCGGGCTCCCGGCGCTTCCCGCGCCCGCAGGGCctccccgctcccgccccggaGCCGCGCGCGCCACTGCCCGCCCGAGCCGGGCCGGCGCCGGCGCGCTCCGGCGGGCTCAGCCACGGCATTCCAGCGGGTTTCACACGCCCGCCGGGCAGCTCCCGGCGCAGCTCCCGCCGGCGGCCTCGCCCTCCCGCCGCCGTGCCCGGAGCCCGCCCGCGCCGGAGGCGGTGCCGCCGGCGGTTCGACAGACGCTCGGCCGCGGCCGCGGAACAGCACCTGACGGGGCCCCGGGGCTGACCCACGCAGGCTTCACCCCTCACAGCAGCGCGGGGCGGACAAACTTTCCCGCACGGCCCCGGCCCGCGGCAGCGGAGGGCGCTGGGGGAGTGGCGCGGCTGCGGGCCCAGCCCCGCCGGAGCCAGGGCGCTGTGGGGGGACGACCTAGCGCGCGTTACCTCAGCCGGGCGGTGGCCGGGACCGTGCCGGAGCCACCGCACCACGGCGCTGACCGgcacctcctcctgcagcagcagctccaaaaccGCCGCCATTCCCGGCCCCTCTCCCGCCGAGCACGCGCACAACCCGCGCCAGGGGCGGGCCCGCCGTGTCCCCCCTTCCCGCGGGGGCGGCGCCGAGCGGGGATTCCCGCCGGGGaggcgggcgggggccgcgcCCCCTCCCCATGTCAACACGCGGGGCACGGGGCGCCTGCGCCGGTCCGTGCGCGTCTTTTCCTCTCATGCGCGGTATTTCCTTCCCCAGTAGGGCTTGGGGCCCGGCCTAGCGGCGGCGGCACCCGCGGGCCGGGGtgcagggaagggcagtggCGTCCCCCCCTCCCCGCGGCTCCTCGCCCCCCCGCCCGCCGACACCCCCGGCGGAGGATGGCCGAGGACTCGCCCAAACGGCGCAAGGCGAACTTCAACGAGGCGGAGACGGAGGTGCTGATCGAGCAGGTGCTGAAGCACGAGCAGCTGCTGTTCGCGGCGGGACCCGGCCGCGCCTCCGCGGGCCAGAAGCGGAAGGTGTGGGAGCTGATCCGGCACAAGGTGAATCCGGTGGCCGCCTGCCCCCGCGACGTGGAGGACCTGAAGAAGCGCTGGCGGGACCTGAAGCGCCGCGACCGCAGCAAGCTGTGCCGCCTCTCGCAGGGTTGCGGGCCGTCGGCGCCCCCCGCCCTCGGCCTCCTCCTGGCCCCCGAGGAGCTGCCCCCCGCtgccgccccgcccgcccgccgccagcgccgcccCTACGGCTCCCTGCTGCCCGCCGAGGCCGTGCCCATCGTGGGCGGCATCGACACGCTGGAGCTGCCTGGCGCCGTTGTGGGGGACATGGGTGAGTGCGGGAGCGACCCCCGCGGCTCCGCCACGGACCCTCCGCCCGCCCGGCGTCCCCCAGCGCAGCCGCGGGAGCCCGGTGTGCGGGGagcggcgctgcccgcccgctGCGTGCGCGCACGGGCCGCGGGCACCGGCCCCGCAGGAAAGCGCTGGTTCGGATCCTTGAAAGGCAAAACGTATACGCACGCACACAGAACTGTGAGGCTTCGTGCTCTAGGTTACAGAAGTGCCTAAGAGCAGCACCAAGAGTAAAAACAGCGTCTCGTAGCAGATGCTGCCCATCCACGAGGCGTTAGATCTGGCCACCGATCTTCACTATTGCCGTTGTTATTCTTGCAAATGCAAAAAGGCATGGCAGCACACAGGTCCAGCCAGTTCAAAGTGTTGCGAGCGCATAACTTCATACGTGCCAGCGATATTGTCCTAGCATGCTGGAATACCAAGGGATTCTTGCAATCCAGTGTTTCAGCAATGCTCTTACTGTTTACTGCGTGCACAATAGAGCATAAAATGAGCTTGCAGTGAACTTTGTCTCTGGGATCCTAAAGATTGGCTTCTGTGGTGGTAAGGGAGCTGTGGTATGCAGATGCATGGTTAACTCGTGAATGTGTATTTGTGGTTTTCTTACCACCTGTCGAAGTAATTTGTATTCTAAAACCATCAGTGATAACATAGTTTGAGAGTCTTGTTTCAAGGACTGATGTTAGTGCTTAGTGGACGAGAAAATATGTCACCACTGAGGTTATGAAGTTTCTCATGggctttcctttgcttttcttccctccaCCTCTTCTAGGGTTTAATGGCAGTCCTGGCCCATCTCATCAATCCAGTCTTGAGCAGATGAACCTCAAAGAAGAAATAGTAGTGAAGGTGGTGGAGCCAGAAGAAAACTCTGAGGACATGGTAGTGGTTCCACCTAGTCAAGAACAACTGCCTTTCCTGGGGACATCGGGCGGTTGTTCCTCTGGGAAAgtaaaagccaaaacaaaaggCAGGTGCCAGGCAGACCAAAATCAAATGACTGAAGAGGACCTACTGCAGATTCAGCAGACCCAAATACAGGTGATCCAGTCTGGCTTTGACAGTGTCAACCACAATCTTCGGCTGCTGCAGCAAGGCATGCAAGATCTGAATAACAGCATCAGCATCATGGCACATACGCTTGTTGCTATTAAGAACGTCTATGTGAAAAACAACACTGGCCCAACCACACATGCCACTGCATCTACTCAGACCACAGCTGGGTACCTGAGCCCAGGatccccccagctctcccctgctAAGGACAGAGCTAGAGCACAGgtggctggaagcagcagcagaagcagcagctgcagctccagctccatgtCACAAGAACCAGGTCCTTCTGAGTTTCCTAGGCCCCCCCTGCGAACCATTAAGAAAGAACATCCAAATGGCTGCTACTACTTCTGCTTTGCAGATATGTAAAAACTTGAATAGATGTAAAATGACTGTGTTGTTGAGTGCTGATGTACATTGTGCTCCGGCCTGTGACTTCAAAGGAGCGAAGTGGACTTGCCTCCCATGTTTTTCCCAGTGGGAAACATTTTACTATAGGTGGCATTAAACACTAATTACCAGCCTCCAGTTAACTCTGTTGCAGTTGGCTaataaatttcttctcttttctttatcctcttattctctttaaaaaaagcccatttATTTTGAGTAAGACTTTTGTCTGTATCATCCTTTGTTTAATGTCACCTTGTGAAAAGGCATGAGAGTGGGGTAAAAAAGTAACATTATGGTTACTACCACCAGGAGCTAACTTAAAGAAGTTACTTGGTTCTTGGATTAAACAAGCCTCAGAAGCAGCTGGCTTTTTAAGTACTTCCGTTTTCTAATTGTTATGTTGGGGGTGTTTGCTTGGTTGTTGCTGTTGAGGTTTTAGAAgtctgagctgtgccaggcatcACAGGAGGAGTTTGAGATACCTGCTTATTCTAGGAATGGTTTAGCACTGAGCATTCACTGGCATTCATTAGTGTCCTCAGAAGTCATACAGCATTGTTCCACTTGGCTGTTGTTCATTCCTGGCTTGTCAAATGCACCTTCTCTTCAGAGATATTGTGTTTTACTCCACTAGCAGGGTAGTCTTTTTTTAACCAGTCACATGgttaaaacagagaaatacagaaaaatgaggAATGGATGAGTGATGCCTGTTTCTGACATAGAAGTGATATGTAGGCTGTGTCTTCATCTGATTTTGTAAGAAATGGAATCAATACCACAGTGTTTGAAATACAGAGAACAAAAAGCTTTGTATTGTTTTACATGAAATGGAAGTCAGA
The DNA window shown above is from Camarhynchus parvulus chromosome 5, STF_HiC, whole genome shotgun sequence and carries:
- the LOC115904337 gene encoding uncharacterized protein LOC115904337; the protein is MAEDSPKRRKANFNEAETEVLIEQVLKHEQLLFAAGPGRASAGQKRKVWELIRHKVNPVAACPRDVEDLKKRWRDLKRRDRSKLCRLSQGCGPSAPPALGLLLAPEELPPAAAPPARRQRRPYGSLLPAEAVPIVGGIDTLELPGAVVGDMGFNGSPGPSHQSSLEQMNLKEEIVVKVVEPEENSEDMVVVPPSQEQLPFLGTSGGCSSGKVKAKTKGRCQADQNQMTEEDLLQIQQTQIQVIQSGFDSVNHNLRLLQQGMQDLNNSISIMAHTLVAIKNVYVKNNTGPTTHATASTQTTAGYLSPGSPQLSPAKDRARAQVAGSSSRSSSCSSSSMSQEPGPSEFPRPPLRTIKKEHPNGCYYFCFADM